In one bacterium CG_4_10_14_0_2_um_filter_33_32 genomic region, the following are encoded:
- a CDS encoding modification methylase, which yields LDKHNPEQFKIVGLTSGRDEFECRPSKRYKNPIQHNLNGSVSNGSKANTRATIKLDNVPIDIYYTADNADGPLSIVYARILIKHKKK from the coding sequence TCTTGATAAACATAATCCAGAGCAATTTAAAATAGTAGGTTTAACATCTGGAAGGGATGAGTTTGAGTGCAGACCATCAAAGAGATATAAAAATCCGATACAGCACAATCTGAATGGAAGTGTGTCGAATGGAAGTAAAGCTAACACTCGGGCTACCATCAAGCTTGATAATGTACCAATCGATATTTATTACACAGCAGATAACGCAGATGGACCACTTTCAATCGTTTATGCGCGTATTTTAATAAAACACAAGAAAAAATAA